In a genomic window of Oligoflexus sp.:
- a CDS encoding alpha/beta hydrolase: protein MNAWKDDSMYNAYPKLVEDGCSTTDGVHLEMLRSKSFDGGIPMLTVPGMIGTASMFAERIEMIQPRPGIAFSHRGCGGSSSPSEGHYDFASRCLDITAVVEHYKLQEYFLYAFSRGVPLAVQHALDNPGRVKGLILDDAEPIYPQLSRQWVQRMIAAQFLWAHPFALERIQKESVECDLYDRLPEIQVPVLIFRGEQEGSLLSKAAAQKMMDRLPKAELVQLPNSGHGASPVDIPDYRDAIVEFLNRLDPLSVARPA, encoded by the coding sequence ATGAATGCCTGGAAAGACGATAGCATGTATAACGCCTATCCGAAGCTCGTCGAGGACGGTTGCTCGACGACGGATGGCGTGCATCTGGAAATGCTCCGCAGCAAAAGTTTTGACGGCGGAATTCCGATGCTGACAGTTCCCGGCATGATCGGAACGGCTTCGATGTTTGCCGAGCGCATCGAAATGATTCAGCCAAGGCCGGGCATCGCGTTCAGTCATCGCGGCTGTGGTGGAAGCTCCAGTCCCAGCGAAGGCCATTATGATTTCGCGTCCCGCTGCCTCGATATCACGGCCGTGGTCGAGCATTATAAACTGCAGGAATACTTTCTGTACGCCTTCTCACGCGGCGTGCCGCTGGCCGTTCAGCATGCCCTGGATAATCCAGGCCGGGTCAAAGGGCTCATCCTGGATGATGCCGAGCCCATCTATCCGCAGCTTTCGCGTCAGTGGGTGCAGAGGATGATAGCCGCCCAATTTTTATGGGCGCACCCCTTTGCTTTGGAGCGTATACAGAAGGAATCAGTCGAATGCGATCTTTACGATCGACTGCCGGAGATTCAGGTTCCTGTTTTGATTTTCCGCGGGGAACAGGAAGGCTCACTTCTCAGCAAAGCCGCGGCGCAGAAAATGATGGATCGTCTTCCCAAGGCGGAGCTGGTTCAGCTTCCCAACAGTGGACATGGCGCCAGTCCTGTGGATATCCCTGACTATCGGGATGCCATCGTGGAATTTCTTAATCGTCTGGATCCCCTGAGCGTAGCGCGTCCAGCATAG
- a CDS encoding glycosyltransferase translates to MSQGVAWILCSNRWNSAITEYALSAARALRLNGWTVFFSGLTDSPGERRARSYDLPGDSFVDFGLKESLKLRRLKKSINPDAVLLFGGPETFLARFIPRTLRVRFRGQDRDVTDRLPPLKTRLNMQHCVAMLVPARILEERFQNIIWQPVWSVALGIDSGKFYFHPEAFAEVRRPTLRILGRLDPIKGHQTFFSIFRQVLRLWPKNRPEPFLEIIGEGANISPEQLRRMAADHRLREGENWRLRAERVDRIGEVMSATDLAVISSLGSEVICRVAEEFLLCGVPLFVSGVGSLEECLSDKSFGSSYRGLSEERAATLLTEKLWQASQESTSQRQARAEAARQLFSLETMGKELSTMLDALRSGDPDD, encoded by the coding sequence ATGAGTCAAGGAGTTGCCTGGATCCTTTGTTCCAACCGCTGGAACAGTGCCATCACGGAATACGCCTTGAGCGCGGCGCGGGCTCTTCGGCTGAACGGCTGGACTGTGTTTTTTTCAGGGCTGACGGATTCACCGGGGGAGCGTCGGGCGCGATCCTACGATCTTCCTGGGGATTCCTTCGTTGATTTCGGCCTGAAAGAAAGCCTCAAGCTGCGGCGTTTGAAAAAGAGCATAAACCCTGATGCCGTCCTGCTCTTCGGCGGACCGGAGACTTTTCTCGCACGCTTTATCCCGCGAACTTTGCGGGTGCGATTTCGAGGCCAGGACAGGGATGTGACCGATCGCCTGCCGCCGCTTAAAACGCGCCTGAACATGCAGCACTGCGTGGCCATGCTGGTGCCTGCCAGGATTCTTGAGGAACGCTTTCAGAACATCATCTGGCAGCCGGTCTGGTCTGTGGCGCTCGGCATTGATTCGGGGAAGTTTTATTTTCATCCCGAAGCATTCGCCGAGGTCAGACGTCCCACTCTTCGCATATTGGGTCGACTCGATCCCATCAAAGGGCATCAGACTTTTTTCAGTATCTTTCGCCAGGTGCTGCGGCTCTGGCCGAAGAACCGACCCGAGCCCTTCCTGGAAATCATCGGTGAAGGCGCAAATATTTCCCCCGAGCAGCTGCGCCGGATGGCGGCTGATCATCGCCTGCGGGAAGGGGAAAATTGGCGTCTGCGCGCGGAACGCGTCGATCGAATCGGTGAAGTGATGAGCGCCACGGATTTGGCTGTGATTTCAAGTTTAGGATCGGAAGTGATCTGTCGGGTGGCCGAGGAATTTTTGCTCTGCGGCGTGCCGCTCTTTGTTTCGGGTGTGGGGTCTTTGGAGGAATGCCTGAGCGATAAAAGCTTTGGCAGCAGTTACCGTGGACTCAGTGAAGAACGGGCGGCCACGCTGCTGACGGAAAAACTGTGGCAGGCGTCGCAGGAGTCCACGAGCCAAAGGCAGGCCCGGGCCGAGGCCGCGCGGCAGCTCTTTAGCCTCGAAACCATGGGCAAGGAACTCAGTACTATGCTGGACGCGCTACGCTCAGGGGATCCAGACGATTAA
- a CDS encoding glycosyltransferase family 2 protein, translated as MNEPLDLSVVIIAFNEEANLPRCLKSLPPGSEIIVLDSGSTDRTAAIAQEFGARVYQRPFTNFAEHKNAALAHATRRWVLSVDADEELDASLRDAISGAISDAEAGVQAYRVQRRLVFMGRRMHFGKTRDWPVRLFLRSEGRYVGSIHEELKVPGRVARLAQGLLWHYSYRDLSDYFVRFNRYTTAIAERHMAEGKRVPMLGHLLRPWLEFVSRYVFRLGFLDGYPGYTYALISSLYAYIKYAKIIEKRRPS; from the coding sequence ATGAACGAGCCCCTCGATCTTTCTGTCGTTATCATCGCCTTCAATGAGGAAGCCAATCTTCCTCGTTGTCTCAAAAGCCTTCCCCCAGGCAGTGAAATCATCGTGCTCGATTCCGGCAGTACGGATCGAACTGCGGCCATCGCCCAGGAATTCGGGGCGCGGGTCTACCAGCGCCCTTTCACCAATTTCGCCGAGCATAAGAATGCCGCTCTCGCGCATGCAACGCGCCGCTGGGTGCTTTCCGTGGATGCGGACGAGGAACTGGACGCCTCCTTGCGGGATGCGATTTCAGGGGCCATTTCGGACGCTGAGGCAGGGGTTCAAGCGTACCGCGTGCAAAGGCGGCTCGTCTTCATGGGAAGGCGCATGCATTTCGGAAAAACACGGGACTGGCCGGTCCGGCTTTTTTTGCGAAGTGAGGGCCGGTACGTCGGCAGCATTCACGAGGAACTGAAAGTACCAGGCCGCGTGGCGCGACTTGCGCAGGGACTTCTTTGGCATTATAGCTACCGGGATCTAAGCGATTATTTCGTACGCTTCAACCGCTACACCACGGCGATTGCCGAGCGGCATATGGCGGAAGGCAAGCGCGTGCCGATGCTGGGCCATCTGCTGCGGCCCTGGCTTGAATTTGTCTCGCGCTATGTTTTCCGTCTGGGCTTTCTCGATGGCTATCCTGGTTATACCTACGCTTTGATTTCCTCGCTCTACGCCTATATCAAATACGCGAAAATCATCGAAAAGAGGCGCCCTTCATGA
- a CDS encoding thioredoxin domain-containing protein: MNRLSQEISPYLLQHAHNPVDWYPWGEEAFARARQENKPIFLSIGYATCHWCHVMEGDSFEKEDVAAILNQYFVPVKVDREERPDVDAIYMRAVQAMNQRGGWPLSAALTPEGKPFWGGTFFPREQFKQILGRLAEVWKNKQQDIEDSAFELMEHLKMVEDEVSQEKDFDTRPLKGFLERELKAYDPEWGGFGSAPKFPPAMALMALLRIARNEDDERAREAVIGTLDGMARGGMRDHVGGGFHRYSVDATWLVPHFEKMLYDNALLTLAYAEGYQITRSDDYRDVVATTLYYVMHDMQSPEGGYYSAEDADSEKTEGKFYVWSMDELKQIFNPEELEQFRGYFEVKDEGNFHVDQRVEELEQAAGLKAVQRANILHQQKRPRLATMADPIYRDLIEKLQKVREKRVRPLRDDKVLAAWNGLMIGAMAKAHKVFGEIAWLQSAQRAADFVLTRMRKDGRLQRSHRAGQTRFNAYLEDYAGMIFGLIELYEASFDAKWLRAAIELQNKQDELFWDELGGAYFDHDGEDGTVLLRGKDFLDNATPAGNSLSAWNILRLSAMSGSLEREAKAEQILRKTADLMQRFPGSFPMLMLALDWISGQHWEVVIASEHPEKDLRWPELSPAFTPHAVFLKADESLADLCPNLSGKDTRGGRTLYYLCEKGSCQQPTDDAELVRSMLRDSPTR, encoded by the coding sequence ATGAATCGGTTATCACAGGAAATTTCTCCATATTTGCTGCAGCACGCTCATAACCCCGTGGATTGGTATCCCTGGGGCGAGGAAGCCTTTGCGCGCGCCCGCCAGGAGAATAAACCCATATTTCTTTCCATTGGCTACGCAACCTGTCACTGGTGCCATGTGATGGAAGGCGATTCCTTTGAAAAAGAGGACGTTGCGGCCATCCTGAATCAATATTTCGTGCCGGTGAAAGTCGATCGCGAGGAACGTCCCGATGTGGACGCGATTTATATGCGGGCTGTGCAGGCCATGAACCAAAGGGGCGGCTGGCCCCTGTCCGCGGCCTTGACTCCGGAAGGGAAGCCTTTCTGGGGCGGAACATTTTTTCCACGCGAGCAGTTTAAGCAGATTCTCGGACGTCTTGCGGAAGTCTGGAAGAATAAGCAGCAGGATATCGAAGACAGCGCCTTTGAACTGATGGAACACCTGAAAATGGTGGAGGATGAAGTCAGCCAGGAAAAGGACTTCGATACTCGGCCTTTGAAAGGTTTTTTGGAGCGGGAACTCAAGGCCTATGACCCGGAATGGGGCGGTTTCGGAAGCGCTCCGAAATTTCCGCCGGCCATGGCTTTGATGGCTCTCCTGCGCATTGCCCGAAACGAAGACGATGAGCGTGCCCGCGAAGCCGTGATCGGCACTTTGGATGGCATGGCTCGCGGCGGGATGCGCGATCATGTGGGGGGTGGGTTTCACCGTTATTCCGTGGATGCCACCTGGCTCGTGCCGCACTTTGAAAAAATGCTCTATGACAATGCGCTTTTGACTTTGGCCTATGCGGAAGGCTATCAGATCACGCGTTCCGATGACTATCGCGATGTCGTTGCCACGACGCTTTATTACGTCATGCACGATATGCAAAGCCCCGAGGGCGGTTATTACTCGGCAGAGGACGCGGACAGTGAAAAAACCGAAGGCAAGTTCTACGTCTGGTCGATGGACGAGCTGAAACAGATCTTCAATCCCGAAGAGCTGGAGCAGTTCCGCGGCTATTTCGAAGTGAAGGACGAAGGCAACTTTCATGTTGATCAGCGCGTGGAAGAGCTGGAGCAGGCGGCTGGACTGAAGGCGGTGCAAAGGGCCAATATTCTGCATCAGCAGAAAAGGCCGCGGCTTGCAACCATGGCCGATCCCATCTATCGCGACCTGATTGAAAAATTGCAGAAGGTCCGGGAAAAACGCGTGCGTCCCCTAAGGGATGATAAGGTCCTGGCCGCGTGGAATGGCCTTATGATCGGCGCGATGGCCAAGGCTCATAAAGTCTTCGGTGAAATTGCCTGGCTGCAAAGCGCGCAAAGAGCGGCTGACTTCGTGCTCACGCGCATGCGGAAAGATGGGCGTCTGCAAAGGTCTCATCGAGCCGGTCAGACCCGTTTCAATGCCTATCTTGAAGATTATGCCGGCATGATCTTCGGACTTATCGAACTCTATGAGGCCAGCTTTGATGCGAAGTGGCTACGGGCTGCGATTGAACTGCAGAATAAGCAGGATGAACTTTTCTGGGATGAATTGGGCGGCGCTTACTTCGATCATGATGGCGAGGATGGAACCGTACTTTTGCGCGGCAAGGACTTTTTGGATAACGCGACGCCAGCGGGCAACAGTCTGAGCGCCTGGAATATCCTGCGACTGAGCGCGATGAGCGGCAGTCTGGAGCGGGAAGCCAAGGCCGAGCAGATTCTGCGCAAGACCGCCGACCTGATGCAAAGATTTCCCGGTTCCTTTCCGATGTTGATGCTGGCGCTGGATTGGATCAGCGGGCAGCACTGGGAAGTGGTCATCGCGTCGGAGCATCCAGAAAAGGATCTCCGTTGGCCCGAGCTGAGTCCGGCTTTTACTCCACACGCTGTCTTTTTGAAAGCGGATGAAAGTCTGGCTGACCTGTGTCCGAACCTATCCGGCAAAGACACACGAGGCGGAAGGACGCTTTACTATCTTTGTGAAAAAGGCAGTTGCCAGCAGCCAACGGATGATGCTGAACTGGTGCGCAGTATGCTGCGAGACTCACCAACCAGATAA
- a CDS encoding cupin domain-containing protein: MAQARTADEWIRCLNLTPHPEGGYYRESYRSSGLIAESSLPTGMKGERCYGTAIYFLLRSGQVSRWHRIKSDELWFYHAGAPLEVIVLLNDDCEKRLLLGLDIAAGQHPQVMVPAGCWFGSRLAAGREDYSLVSCTVSPGFDFQDFQLATSQDTEKFPALWKHPELLPVMNTQR; this comes from the coding sequence ATGGCCCAGGCAAGGACAGCAGACGAGTGGATCCGTTGTTTGAATCTAACGCCGCATCCCGAGGGCGGTTACTATCGGGAGAGCTATCGCTCTTCCGGCCTGATCGCGGAATCCTCGCTCCCGACCGGCATGAAGGGGGAGCGCTGCTACGGAACAGCCATTTACTTTCTCTTACGGTCTGGTCAGGTTTCGCGCTGGCACCGCATTAAAAGCGATGAACTTTGGTTTTATCACGCCGGCGCGCCTTTGGAAGTCATTGTGCTTTTGAATGATGACTGTGAAAAGAGGCTGCTTTTGGGCCTTGATATCGCGGCCGGTCAGCATCCGCAGGTCATGGTGCCCGCCGGATGCTGGTTTGGATCGCGCCTTGCGGCTGGTCGCGAGGATTACAGCCTCGTCAGCTGCACGGTTTCACCGGGCTTTGATTTTCAGGATTTTCAGCTGGCGACGTCACAGGACACGGAAAAATTTCCTGCTCTTTGGAAGCATCCCGAGCTTCTTCCTGTGATGAATACGCAGCGCTAG